Genomic segment of Nocardiopsis mwathae:
GGGCTGGAGGGAGGAGTGCAGGTAGCCGACGTTGAACGCGATCACCCCGGGTGCCGGAACGGCGAGGGTGGCGTCCACGCCCGCGGCGTCCACAGTGCGGGGGATCGGTTCGCCTGAGGCGGAGGCGGATTCGGCGCTGAGTGCGACCTCCTGCCAGGAGGTGTCGGCGGTGCGGCCCCGGCCTTCGTTGCGGCGTGCGCGGAACGCCCCGGCGCCGGGGCGGGTGACGACCAAGCCTTCGGCGGCGAGGGCGGCGACGGCGCGTGAGACGGTCACGGGGCTGACGCCGTAGCGTTCCACGAGTGCGCGACTGGACGGCAGCTTCTCGCCCGGGGAGTAGCGGTTGACCTCTCTTCGGAGCGCTGCCGCCAATTCCGCCACACTGCTACTCTGTTTCATGAGGACTGATGATAGCGCTATCGCCCAGCGGAGAGTAGCGGTCCGCAGCGGATCGCTACTGGCGGCCCTGGGCGTCCTCGCGTTCTCGACGACCTTCCCGGCGACCGCCTGGGCCTTGGAGGCGTTCGGGCCCTGGAGTATCACCGCGCTGCGCTGCGGGGTGGCCGGACTGCTGGCGCTGTGGTGCCTGCGGCTGGCCCGCGCGCCGTTTCCCGGACGCGACCGATGGCCCGGCATCCTCGTCGTCGCCGTCGGCTGCGTGGTCGCCTTTCCCCTGTTCAGCACACTCGCGCTGCAGACGTCCTCGACGTCGCACGCCGCGGTCGTCATCGGGGCGCTGCCGCTGGCGACCGCCGCGATCGGTGCGGCGCGCGCCCGGACCGGCCTCTCCCGCACCTTCTGGGCCGCCGCGCTCACCGGTGCGGCCGCGGTCACCGGCTTCACGCTGCTGAGCAGTGGCGGCAGGCCCGAAGCGGGAGACCTGTACCTCTTCGGCGGGCTCGTGCTGTGTGCTGCGGGCTATGCGGAGGGCGGCCGCCTGGCCGGGTGCATGCCGGGGTGGCAGGTGATCTCCTGGGCCCTGGTGGTGTCGCTGCCGGCGACGGTTCCGGCGATGGCGATCAGCCTGGCCGTCGAGCCGGTGCA
This window contains:
- a CDS encoding DMT family transporter — encoded protein: MRTDDSAIAQRRVAVRSGSLLAALGVLAFSTTFPATAWALEAFGPWSITALRCGVAGLLALWCLRLARAPFPGRDRWPGILVVAVGCVVAFPLFSTLALQTSSTSHAAVVIGALPLATAAIGAARARTGLSRTFWAAALTGAAAVTGFTLLSSGGRPEAGDLYLFGGLVLCAAGYAEGGRLAGCMPGWQVISWALVVSLPATVPAMAISLAVEPVHLTTAGLAAVGYLAVVAQFAGFVAWYRGMALIGVARASQLQLAQPLLTLVWAVLLVGEQPSIAAPLTAVVVLGCIAVTQRSGAVPTRRRGAEESPAPRVPG